In one Mucilaginibacter ginsenosidivorax genomic region, the following are encoded:
- a CDS encoding DUF4760 domain-containing protein translates to MNNEIITITANLALALSFIVGLVFGIVQVKNAARDRKERFTSETLRNFQTHRFAELMFHVNKYNIPPTMEEWRKIPEQDQIMFLQFTQEMESLGILVAERFINIGLVDKTLGSFVTTSWDNLAPVITDMREKLPDPFLSEYFQWLAESLQARMRLNPRMPFHETIPGYRPDQNRQRPLKIGNYLSR, encoded by the coding sequence ATGAATAACGAAATAATCACAATTACCGCCAACCTTGCGCTCGCTTTGTCATTTATTGTGGGGCTTGTGTTCGGCATTGTTCAAGTCAAAAATGCCGCCCGCGACAGAAAGGAACGTTTTACATCAGAGACATTAAGAAATTTCCAAACCCATCGGTTTGCAGAATTAATGTTCCACGTTAACAAGTATAATATACCCCCTACTATGGAAGAATGGCGCAAAATACCTGAGCAGGACCAGATCATGTTTCTTCAGTTTACGCAGGAAATGGAGTCGCTCGGTATCCTTGTTGCCGAACGGTTTATAAACATCGGCCTTGTTGACAAAACACTTGGCTCATTTGTTACCACTTCCTGGGATAACTTAGCACCGGTAATTACAGACATGCGTGAAAAACTGCCCGATCCCTTTTTAAGTGAATATTTCCAATGGCTTGCTGAAAGCCTGCAGGCCCGGATGCGATTGAATCCCCGCATGCCATTTCATGAGACAATTCCTGGATACCGGCCTGATCAAAATCGCCAAAGGCCTTTGAAAATTGGAAATTATTTGAGCCGTTGA
- a CDS encoding helix-turn-helix domain-containing protein — translation MTPKTQTIDEFYRFKFDNVPFDLHKHPEHFNVFRTEDYNHSNNRPVAYVRRAFYKISLIRGEHIFHYADKSLRVSGTALMFFNPQVPYTLESLSETNSGFFCIFSKNFFTESVHGALNQLPMFAHGGKPAYLLDPEQDLQVSGIYSRMLWEIRSDYAYKYDLLRNYIAELTHFALKSRPSEILYQHPNAKRRITAVFTELLERQFPIENSAQRFNMRSPSDFAVQLAVHVNHLNRAVKDTTGKTTTNVIAERLVSEAKSLLKHTNWNISEIGYCLGFEDPAHFNNFFKKQTCCSPSVFRGV, via the coding sequence ATGACACCAAAAACGCAGACAATTGATGAATTTTATAGGTTCAAATTTGACAATGTCCCATTTGACCTGCACAAGCACCCCGAACATTTCAACGTTTTCAGAACAGAGGATTATAATCATTCAAACAACAGGCCGGTAGCATATGTCCGAAGAGCGTTTTATAAGATCAGCCTGATTAGAGGTGAGCATATTTTTCATTACGCCGATAAAAGTTTAAGAGTATCCGGCACTGCGCTGATGTTTTTTAATCCTCAGGTACCTTATACCCTTGAATCCTTATCGGAAACAAATTCCGGTTTTTTCTGCATTTTTTCAAAAAACTTTTTCACGGAAAGTGTTCATGGTGCTCTCAACCAGTTGCCAATGTTTGCACACGGAGGAAAACCAGCCTATCTTCTCGATCCCGAACAGGACCTGCAAGTAAGCGGTATATATAGCCGTATGCTGTGGGAGATCAGGTCTGATTATGCCTATAAATATGATTTGTTGAGAAACTATATTGCGGAGCTGACTCATTTTGCTTTAAAATCACGACCGTCAGAAATTTTATATCAGCATCCGAATGCCAAACGCCGGATCACTGCTGTATTCACAGAATTATTGGAACGGCAATTCCCGATTGAGAATTCAGCACAGCGGTTTAACATGCGTTCTCCCAGTGATTTTGCTGTGCAACTTGCTGTACATGTTAATCATTTAAACAGAGCTGTCAAAGATACTACTGGTAAAACAACGACTAATGTGATCGCTGAAAGGCTGGTTAGTGAAGCAAAATCTTTACTTAAACATACCAATTGGAATATTTCAGAAATCGGTTACTGCCTGGGGTTCGAAGATCCGGCTCATTTTAACAACTTCTTTAAAAAGCAAACGTGTTGTTCGCCATCAGTGTTCAGAGGCGTTTGA
- a CDS encoding DHA2 family efflux MFS transporter permease subunit, with amino-acid sequence METGFRKWIIVITIIISTIIELIDTTIVNVSVNTMSGNLGESLEDTAWVITSYAIANVIVIPMTSFLAEKIGRKEYYIGSIVLFTAASAMCGFSHGLWELVLFRFIQGLGGGALLSTSQSILFETFSVKERGLASGIFSLGVIIGPSIGPVLGGYIVDNMTWPWIFYVNVPIGIVAIVFCAIFLRPTARPENNKPIDWLGIVLLSLGIGSLQIILERGETDDWFAARYIIALTILSGLSIMALIWHELRTPHPVINLRVLKNTTLSLSAIMTFTLGFGLFSAVFVFPLYAQRILGYSAFQTGTMLLPGTLLAAMISPFLGKLMQLGVRPQYLIIGGFGLTALFGFMMSRSDLSSGGATFLSLYFCAVPVRHYSLSR; translated from the coding sequence ATGGAAACCGGTTTTAGAAAATGGATCATCGTGATTACCATTATCATCTCTACTATTATTGAACTGATCGATACAACTATTGTAAATGTTTCGGTCAATACCATGAGCGGCAATTTGGGCGAGTCATTAGAAGACACGGCCTGGGTAATTACTTCTTATGCCATAGCAAATGTGATCGTCATCCCAATGACGAGCTTTTTAGCAGAAAAGATTGGCAGGAAAGAATATTATATCGGCTCTATTGTATTATTCACCGCAGCTTCAGCCATGTGCGGATTTTCACATGGTTTGTGGGAATTGGTGCTCTTTCGTTTTATTCAGGGGCTTGGCGGCGGAGCGTTGTTATCCACATCCCAATCCATATTATTTGAAACGTTTTCTGTAAAAGAGCGGGGTCTTGCAAGCGGTATATTTAGTCTCGGAGTAATCATCGGCCCGTCCATTGGGCCTGTTTTAGGCGGATACATAGTAGACAACATGACCTGGCCCTGGATTTTTTATGTAAATGTTCCCATCGGCATCGTGGCGATAGTTTTCTGCGCAATTTTTCTGCGGCCAACAGCCAGGCCTGAAAACAACAAGCCCATAGATTGGTTGGGAATTGTATTGCTGAGCCTGGGGATTGGCTCCTTACAAATCATATTGGAAAGAGGTGAAACCGATGACTGGTTCGCAGCCCGTTATATCATAGCATTAACAATACTTTCGGGACTCAGCATAATGGCTTTAATCTGGCATGAATTGCGAACACCTCATCCGGTGATTAATTTAAGGGTGCTAAAAAACACCACCTTATCACTTTCGGCTATTATGACTTTTACGTTAGGCTTTGGGTTATTTAGTGCAGTGTTTGTTTTTCCGTTGTACGCTCAGCGTATCCTGGGATACTCAGCTTTTCAAACAGGTACCATGTTATTGCCGGGAACACTGCTGGCCGCTATGATCTCACCCTTTTTGGGGAAACTGATGCAACTGGGGGTTCGCCCGCAATATCTTATCATAGGCGGATTCGGTTTGACTGCCCTTTTTGGATTCATGATGTCCAGGTCTGATCTTTCATCGGGGGGGGCAACTTTTTTATCCCTTTACTTTTGCGCGGTACCGGTGCGTCATTACTCATTGTCCCGTTAA
- a CDS encoding oxidoreductase, translating to MKKVVLITGASAGMGKEAVKLLLQEGYTVYGAARRVDKMKELLPYGAKVLKMDVSDDDSMVSGINEIIKNEGRIDILINNAGFGAYGAVEDVHIEDARYQLEVNLFGLARLTQLVLPHMRKQHSGKIVNITSIGGKMATPLGGWYHASKYAVEGLSDSLRLEVKPFGIDVILIEPGGIKTEWQDIAMENLEKVSGHTAYQNLTKSAININEKGQKQLTDPVVIAKLIAKAIREKKPGIRYAAGYMTGIVLFLKRWLSDSMFDKMIMSQMSSLQR from the coding sequence ATGAAAAAAGTAGTACTGATCACCGGCGCATCAGCTGGTATGGGTAAAGAAGCAGTTAAGCTGTTATTACAGGAAGGCTATACCGTATATGGCGCAGCGCGGAGGGTAGACAAGATGAAGGAATTGTTGCCCTATGGTGCCAAAGTGTTAAAGATGGATGTCTCCGACGATGATTCCATGGTCAGCGGGATTAACGAGATCATCAAAAATGAGGGCCGTATCGACATTCTGATCAACAATGCCGGTTTCGGAGCATATGGAGCCGTAGAGGATGTACACATAGAAGATGCCAGATACCAGTTAGAAGTTAATCTTTTCGGACTGGCCAGGCTGACACAATTAGTTTTGCCGCATATGCGTAAACAGCATTCCGGAAAGATCGTTAATATAACCTCTATAGGCGGTAAAATGGCCACTCCGCTTGGCGGTTGGTACCACGCCAGCAAATATGCGGTTGAGGGATTGAGCGATAGCCTACGCCTGGAAGTAAAGCCATTTGGCATAGACGTCATATTAATTGAACCGGGTGGTATTAAGACCGAATGGCAGGATATTGCTATGGAGAACCTGGAGAAAGTTTCGGGACATACCGCTTACCAAAATCTGACAAAAAGCGCTATTAATATCAATGAAAAAGGACAAAAACAGCTGACCGATCCTGTTGTAATCGCAAAACTGATCGCAAAAGCGATCCGGGAAAAAAAGCCGGGTATAAGGTATGCTGCGGGCTACATGACAGGAATTGTTTTGTTTCTTAAACGCTGGTTAAGTGACAGCATGTTCGATAAAATGATCATGAGCCAAATGTCATCATTGCAAAGATAG
- a CDS encoding ABC transporter permease, which produces MVNNFKFAYRNLVRTKVFSVINICGLSISLTAFILMSLYIENELNYDRFNSKANHIYRVVDDKKTNALTQHGAGSPGPLAPALLNDFPQIKQAARIISAESLVKYHDKLFEERRVYFADPAIFQIFDFQVVNGDAKTALQAPMSVVITQTTAEKYFGKRDPLGETLLFDGKNMKVTGVVKDVPANAHYTFDILISMATAQQKDSGYDWLFTNWYSNNFYTYVLLPENYAPSKLALQFESFAERNKANTAETKHHYSLEKLTDIYLHSDRENQVGKTGSITNLYVFSVIAVFILLIACINFINLSTARAAERAKEVAIKKVNGVSRAQLIAQFFVESFMMAGIALLISTLCSYLLLEAFNDFAGKQIVFDLLKPLHLTVLGLILLVVGTFSGFYPAFVLSGFDPVNALKGNLKVSLWSIAIRKGLVVFQFSVSIILIISSLIVYNQLNFMQKHELGYNPSQTMVINFEGDSRVQSQYQLLSNELMSIKGVKNITASSAVPGDLSSGGWSMDFAKRTGDTIHAEIPIYLTDLNFLMQYHIPMVAGRALSAQFVSDTTESMIINESALRKLGFKNAEEAIGTKVGMYPNDAKIVGIYKDFHFQSLQKPIEPLAIRFMPNKFRVFSVELNSADIQKTVSDISALWKKMVPQRPLEYSFLNETFNKQYESEVKFGQIFAVFTMLAVAIACFGLFGLALFSVKQRQKEIGIRKVLGASVAQIMALLSGDFVKLVMIATLIATPIALYLMSGWTQTFAYRAVFSWWIFVSGGLIASLIAICTISYQSIRAAFANPVKSLRSE; this is translated from the coding sequence ATGGTCAATAATTTTAAATTTGCTTATCGCAACCTGGTCAGGACTAAAGTTTTCTCTGTCATCAATATTTGCGGATTGTCTATAAGCCTGACCGCATTCATTTTAATGTCCCTGTATATCGAAAATGAATTAAATTATGACCGGTTCAATTCAAAAGCAAATCATATTTACCGGGTCGTTGACGATAAAAAAACAAATGCGCTTACCCAACACGGTGCAGGCTCACCCGGTCCCCTGGCGCCGGCTCTTTTAAATGATTTCCCTCAAATAAAACAAGCGGCACGCATTATCAGTGCAGAATCGCTGGTTAAATATCATGATAAGCTTTTCGAAGAACGCCGCGTATATTTTGCCGACCCGGCTATCTTTCAGATCTTTGATTTTCAGGTAGTTAACGGCGATGCAAAGACAGCACTTCAGGCACCGATGAGCGTGGTCATAACGCAAACAACCGCTGAGAAATATTTTGGCAAGAGAGATCCTTTGGGCGAAACGCTTCTATTCGACGGTAAAAACATGAAGGTTACGGGTGTGGTAAAAGATGTTCCCGCGAACGCTCATTATACTTTCGACATACTGATATCCATGGCAACGGCGCAGCAAAAGGATTCAGGATACGACTGGCTTTTCACAAACTGGTATTCCAATAATTTCTATACGTATGTGCTACTGCCTGAAAACTATGCGCCATCAAAACTTGCTTTGCAATTTGAATCATTTGCGGAAAGAAATAAAGCCAATACCGCTGAAACGAAACATCATTACAGTTTGGAGAAACTAACTGATATTTACCTGCATAGCGATCGTGAAAATCAGGTAGGAAAAACCGGCAGCATTACCAACCTTTATGTATTTTCAGTCATAGCGGTATTTATTCTTTTGATAGCCTGCATCAATTTTATCAATTTATCCACCGCCCGTGCTGCTGAACGGGCAAAAGAAGTCGCCATCAAAAAAGTAAATGGCGTCAGCCGGGCACAACTTATTGCGCAGTTTTTCGTCGAATCATTCATGATGGCAGGTATAGCGCTTTTGATAAGCACCTTATGTTCTTATTTGTTATTAGAGGCCTTCAATGATTTTGCAGGAAAACAAATAGTTTTCGACTTGTTGAAGCCACTGCACCTTACCGTGCTCGGCTTGATTCTGCTGGTCGTTGGTACATTTTCAGGATTTTATCCGGCCTTCGTACTTTCGGGATTTGATCCGGTGAACGCTCTTAAAGGAAATTTAAAAGTATCATTGTGGAGTATCGCCATCAGAAAAGGCCTGGTTGTATTTCAGTTCTCCGTTTCTATTATTTTGATTATCAGTAGCCTGATCGTTTATAATCAGTTGAACTTTATGCAAAAGCATGAACTGGGTTATAATCCGTCGCAAACGATGGTCATTAATTTTGAAGGCGACAGCAGAGTTCAATCTCAATATCAATTGCTCAGCAACGAGCTTATGAGCATTAAAGGCGTTAAAAATATAACAGCCTCATCTGCTGTTCCCGGTGACTTAAGTTCAGGGGGATGGTCGATGGACTTTGCAAAAAGAACAGGAGATACGATCCATGCCGAAATACCAATTTATCTTACCGACCTGAATTTTTTAATGCAATACCATATTCCAATGGTTGCAGGAAGAGCCTTGTCTGCACAATTCGTATCAGACACAACAGAATCGATGATCATTAATGAAAGCGCTCTTCGGAAATTGGGTTTTAAAAACGCAGAAGAAGCGATAGGAACCAAGGTGGGTATGTACCCAAATGACGCGAAGATCGTGGGTATTTACAAGGATTTTCATTTTCAATCTCTCCAAAAACCGATTGAACCACTGGCCATTCGATTCATGCCTAATAAGTTCAGGGTATTCTCTGTAGAATTAAATAGCGCTGATATCCAAAAGACAGTTTCTGATATCTCAGCTCTCTGGAAAAAGATGGTTCCTCAACGGCCCCTGGAATATAGTTTCCTGAACGAAACATTTAATAAACAATATGAATCAGAAGTGAAGTTCGGACAAATATTCGCCGTATTCACCATGCTCGCTGTAGCCATTGCCTGCTTCGGCCTGTTCGGGCTGGCCTTGTTTAGTGTTAAACAACGCCAAAAAGAAATAGGAATACGTAAAGTATTAGGGGCTTCCGTCGCACAGATCATGGCGTTACTGTCCGGAGATTTTGTAAAACTTGTCATGATAGCTACATTGATCGCAACGCCGATTGCCCTATACTTAATGAGCGGTTGGACGCAGACATTTGCATACCGTGCAGTATTCAGTTGGTGGATATTTGTTTCCGGAGGCTTAATAGCTTCATTGATCGCCATCTGTACTATCAGTTACCAATCGATCAGGGCAGCCTTTGCTAATCCTGTAAAAAGTTTACGGAGCGAATAA
- a CDS encoding DUF2490 domain-containing protein gives MLKRCFFLLFLFTSSSTFGQNSKVGIWNMAAIILPGDSIHRWGACAELQNRTNNGFKQLQYFEVKGGITYYIDKSFTALVGTGRYDTYDFLAPPKSPTIKENRLYEQITSNQFLYRLKIEHRYRAEQRWINGLYRNRFRYRLNLFVPLNNTKIEAKTLFVSAADELFLNNKVPNFERNRVFAGLGYQLDRSWIVQSGWLNQYNYSLSGTNDKNYAILMFIYRMHRKNGLPREYMPSMTD, from the coding sequence ATGTTAAAACGCTGCTTTTTTCTCCTGTTTTTGTTTACGTCATCATCCACATTCGGGCAGAATTCAAAAGTGGGGATATGGAATATGGCAGCGATCATTTTGCCCGGAGACAGCATTCATAGATGGGGGGCTTGTGCCGAGCTTCAAAACCGTACTAACAATGGTTTTAAACAATTGCAGTATTTCGAAGTCAAAGGCGGTATTACATATTATATTGATAAAAGCTTCACTGCGCTGGTTGGAACCGGCAGGTATGACACCTATGATTTCCTTGCCCCCCCAAAAAGCCCCACTATTAAAGAAAACCGTTTGTATGAGCAGATCACCAGTAATCAGTTTTTGTACAGGCTAAAGATCGAACATCGTTACCGGGCAGAGCAGCGATGGATAAATGGTTTATATCGAAATCGTTTTCGTTACCGGCTGAATTTATTTGTACCGTTAAATAATACGAAGATTGAAGCAAAAACTTTGTTTGTTTCCGCTGCTGACGAATTGTTTTTAAATAATAAGGTTCCCAACTTTGAACGAAACCGTGTTTTTGCCGGTTTAGGCTATCAGTTGGATAGATCGTGGATTGTGCAGTCTGGATGGTTAAATCAATATAACTATTCCCTATCCGGCACCAATGATAAAAACTATGCTATCCTGATGTTTATTTACCGTATGCATCGTAAAAATGGGTTGCCACGTGAGTATATGCCCTCAATGACCGATTAA
- a CDS encoding YncE family protein, protein MKIASLSFIVLALCSLNATAQRRYEHDRVYTANQVSNTISVVDPSNNTFLGEINLGKPYPNVLSPLYKGQSLVHGLRYSAQRKMLAAVAIGSNSVTLISTEDNKVLKTIYVGRSPHEPTFTPDSKQIWTSVRGEAYVSVIDVDQMTEVRRIPVADGPGMISFTPDGKQAYVCSSFTPEVDIINTSTYAIVKKIQVTSPFSPNIFTSPKGEWIAMTHKDVGKVTVINTATQSVTKVISTGAITNHVTFTYLNNKLLMLVTVGGENKVRVFDVAQDFKQTDTINVGALPHGIWPSPDGKLAYVGLEYADQVQGIDLQTMKVLPPVQIGQSPQALVYADHAVANTKSKIGLSALDDTAATQVVTLKSGQSNDKAIGRLAIRSIGLADLVEQIFNFLKPNTSYTLALSKSAAAPFSIGYEINTFETDGIGKYLGQSTGLIKKLGGSDEQAYKHVILIDNATKKVILADNL, encoded by the coding sequence ATGAAAATCGCATCTCTCTCCTTCATCGTTTTAGCCCTTTGCAGTTTAAACGCCACCGCTCAACGCCGTTATGAGCATGACCGGGTTTATACCGCAAATCAAGTTTCCAATACGATTTCCGTAGTTGATCCTTCTAACAATACCTTCCTTGGGGAGATCAATCTTGGCAAGCCATATCCTAATGTACTGAGCCCGTTATACAAGGGACAGTCGCTGGTGCATGGATTAAGATATTCTGCTCAACGGAAAATGCTGGCTGCGGTCGCTATTGGTTCCAACTCCGTTACGCTAATTTCTACAGAAGACAACAAGGTGCTTAAAACTATTTATGTCGGGCGTTCACCACACGAGCCTACCTTTACTCCTGATAGCAAACAGATATGGACTTCTGTACGGGGGGAAGCCTATGTGAGCGTGATCGATGTTGATCAGATGACAGAAGTAAGGCGTATACCCGTGGCCGACGGCCCCGGCATGATCTCTTTTACACCGGATGGCAAACAGGCCTATGTATGCTCCAGCTTTACACCTGAAGTGGATATAATAAACACATCAACCTACGCCATCGTAAAGAAAATACAGGTAACCAGCCCTTTTTCTCCTAATATTTTCACCAGCCCCAAAGGCGAATGGATAGCGATGACCCATAAAGATGTTGGTAAGGTAACCGTGATCAATACAGCGACGCAATCGGTAACCAAAGTGATCAGCACGGGAGCGATCACCAACCACGTTACGTTTACTTACCTAAATAACAAACTCCTGATGCTGGTGACTGTAGGCGGTGAAAACAAAGTTAGGGTTTTCGATGTGGCGCAAGATTTTAAACAAACCGATACCATAAACGTGGGTGCATTGCCGCACGGAATATGGCCATCACCCGATGGAAAGCTGGCGTATGTAGGCCTGGAATATGCAGACCAGGTACAGGGAATTGACTTGCAAACTATGAAGGTGCTACCTCCGGTGCAGATCGGTCAAAGCCCGCAGGCATTGGTTTACGCAGATCATGCGGTTGCCAATACTAAAAGCAAAATAGGGCTGAGCGCGTTGGATGATACGGCAGCAACCCAGGTGGTAACATTGAAGAGCGGTCAGTCTAATGACAAGGCTATTGGTCGGCTAGCCATCCGCAGCATAGGCCTTGCTGACCTGGTAGAACAGATCTTTAATTTTTTAAAGCCAAATACATCATATACACTGGCCTTATCTAAGTCAGCTGCTGCGCCATTTAGCATTGGTTACGAGATTAATACATTTGAAACCGACGGTATTGGTAAATACCTTGGGCAGTCTACAGGCCTGATAAAAAAGCTTGGCGGTTCTGATGAACAAGCATATAAGCATGTGATCCTGATAGACAATGCCACTAAAAAAGTGATACTCGCAGACAACCTTTAA
- a CDS encoding helix-turn-helix domain-containing protein: MKTQTLEEFYKYKFGYKPFNLLQDTGHFNVFRTEHYNRPDAGQVPYSRKDFYKISLIRGEHIFHYADKSLKVSGSTLMFFNPHVPYTLESLSGIQPGFFCIFSKAFLTENNRNGFNRLPMYSPSGKPAYLLNVEQDRQVSEIYLRMLSEISSDYALKYDLLKNYISELAHFALKFTPADSLYQHPNAKARITAVFTELLERQFPIEQPSQRFSMRSASDFAAQLAVHVNHLNRAVRETTGKTTTHLIAERLVSEAKSLLKHTNWNISEIGYSLGFEDPAHFNNFFKKQTHYSPSGFRGD; encoded by the coding sequence ATGAAAACGCAAACACTTGAAGAGTTTTATAAATACAAATTCGGTTATAAGCCTTTTAACCTACTGCAGGATACCGGACATTTTAATGTGTTCAGGACGGAACACTATAACCGCCCTGACGCGGGGCAGGTGCCCTACAGCCGAAAAGACTTTTATAAGATAAGTCTGATCAGGGGCGAGCATATTTTTCATTATGCCGATAAAAGTTTAAAAGTGTCCGGTTCAACTTTGATGTTCTTTAATCCACATGTGCCATACACACTTGAATCGTTGTCCGGCATACAACCGGGGTTCTTCTGTATTTTTTCCAAAGCTTTTCTTACTGAAAATAATCGGAATGGTTTTAACCGGTTACCGATGTATTCACCAAGCGGAAAACCTGCCTATTTACTTAATGTAGAACAGGATAGGCAGGTTAGTGAAATTTATCTCCGGATGCTTTCCGAGATCAGTTCTGATTATGCCTTGAAATATGACCTGCTTAAAAATTATATTTCTGAGTTGGCACATTTCGCTTTGAAATTCACACCTGCCGATAGTTTATATCAGCATCCGAATGCCAAAGCCCGCATAACGGCTGTATTTACGGAGCTGCTGGAACGGCAGTTTCCGATAGAACAGCCCTCCCAGCGGTTTAGCATGCGTTCGGCCAGCGACTTCGCTGCTCAACTTGCAGTCCATGTCAATCACCTGAACCGGGCTGTCAGGGAGACTACCGGGAAAACCACCACTCATTTAATTGCTGAGAGACTGGTGAGCGAAGCGAAATCACTGCTCAAACATACCAACTGGAATATTTCTGAGATTGGCTACAGCCTTGGATTCGAAGATCCGGCACACTTCAATAATTTTTTCAAAAAGCAAACGCATTACTCACCATCCGGCTTTAGGGGCGATTAA
- a CDS encoding SDR family oxidoreductase, whose amino-acid sequence MNLQGKKVIILGGSSGIGLATAKAAAKDGANVLIVSSNQQKIGEALKVLPSGTEGQAVDLSKEENIRDFFNKAGHFDHLVYCAGENLTLNTIDATNIAQARDFFTLRFWGPFAAVKYGAPFINACGSISLTSGTASARPGAGWSVASSICGAMEGFVRAMAVELAPVRVNCVVPGVIKTPLWDSMPEADRENLYKGVGDALLVKRVGEAEDVAEGFIYLMKQKHGTGQSLLIDGGTVLV is encoded by the coding sequence ATGAATTTGCAAGGTAAAAAAGTGATCATTTTAGGAGGCAGTTCAGGTATTGGTCTGGCAACAGCCAAAGCAGCGGCTAAAGATGGCGCAAATGTATTGATTGTATCCAGCAATCAACAAAAGATAGGTGAAGCATTAAAGGTGCTGCCATCGGGTACCGAAGGACAAGCCGTTGACCTGAGTAAAGAAGAAAATATCCGTGATTTTTTTAATAAAGCAGGCCACTTTGATCACCTGGTGTATTGTGCCGGTGAAAACCTGACACTTAATACGATCGATGCTACGAATATAGCACAGGCACGTGATTTCTTCACTTTACGTTTTTGGGGGCCATTTGCAGCAGTAAAATATGGCGCACCGTTCATCAATGCATGCGGGTCCATATCTTTAACCAGCGGCACTGCAAGCGCACGCCCCGGAGCAGGATGGTCAGTTGCTTCAAGTATTTGTGGTGCTATGGAAGGTTTTGTACGCGCCATGGCGGTTGAACTTGCACCGGTAAGGGTAAACTGTGTAGTTCCCGGCGTAATTAAGACTCCGCTATGGGACAGCATGCCCGAAGCAGATCGTGAAAATCTTTACAAAGGTGTTGGTGACGCTTTACTGGTTAAAAGAGTTGGCGAAGCGGAAGATGTTGCAGAAGGGTTTATTTACCTGATGAAACAAAAACATGGTACGGGCCAATCTCTTTTGATTGATGGTGGAACTGTGTTAGTTTAA
- a CDS encoding DUF305 domain-containing protein, translated as MKKSRFVLSQKLFLIAFLFLVKPARAQEMDMQHMHMSSSGKNVYLAMMDTMMTAMDKAPQSPLPTNDFMEQMIPHHEGAIAMAKYEIRHGKDFNMIQLAKSILQEQTNEVQQMRLWIKQLPVGDSVVYPGYRQAMDRTMNIMMENMPGNGKLEDTDRAFASVMIPHHQAAIDMAKVLLKYPGDIQVIAYAKHLISAEQVEIEQMSSFIN; from the coding sequence ATGAAAAAATCACGATTCGTCTTATCCCAGAAGCTATTTTTAATAGCATTTTTATTTTTGGTCAAACCAGCCCGGGCCCAGGAAATGGATATGCAGCATATGCACATGTCTTCATCCGGAAAAAACGTTTACCTGGCGATGATGGATACGATGATGACCGCTATGGATAAGGCTCCGCAAAGCCCATTGCCAACTAATGATTTTATGGAACAAATGATCCCGCACCATGAAGGCGCTATCGCTATGGCTAAGTATGAGATCCGCCACGGGAAGGATTTTAATATGATCCAGTTGGCCAAAAGTATCCTGCAGGAGCAAACTAATGAAGTACAGCAAATGCGGTTATGGATAAAACAGTTACCTGTTGGCGATTCGGTGGTCTATCCAGGTTACCGGCAGGCAATGGACCGCACCATGAATATCATGATGGAAAACATGCCCGGCAATGGTAAACTTGAAGATACCGATCGTGCTTTTGCAAGCGTGATGATTCCCCATCATCAGGCCGCTATTGATATGGCAAAGGTGTTGCTAAAATACCCCGGCGATATACAGGTTATCGCCTACGCAAAACACCTGATCTCCGCCGAGCAAGTTGAAATTGAACAAATGTCATCTTTCATAAATTAA